The proteins below are encoded in one region of Sporosarcina sp. FSL K6-1508:
- a CDS encoding dihydroorotate dehydrogenase: MNRLSIELPGLSLKNPIMPASGCFGFGKEYGQLYDLSLLGAIMIKATTLETRLGNPTPRVAETASGMLNAIGLQNPGLTGVLEGELPWLEQFDVPIIANVAGTETADYVEVAKAVSQAPNVKALELNISCPNVKAGGITFGTDPEIAKELTRAVKEVSSVPVYVKLSPNVTDIVAIAQAVEAGGADGITMINTLVGMRLDQKTGRPVIANGTGGLSGPAVKPVAIRMVYEVSKAVNIPIIGMGGVTETADIIDFMSAGASAVAVGTANFVNPFICPQIIEQLPAKLDELGIHHISELIGRSHRL, encoded by the coding sequence TAAAGAGTATGGCCAACTATATGATTTGTCACTGCTTGGCGCAATTATGATCAAAGCTACAACACTTGAAACGAGGCTCGGCAATCCGACACCGCGTGTTGCAGAAACGGCATCAGGTATGCTGAATGCAATCGGATTACAAAATCCGGGATTAACAGGTGTGTTGGAAGGCGAGTTGCCTTGGCTTGAACAGTTTGATGTGCCGATCATCGCGAACGTTGCGGGTACTGAAACTGCGGACTATGTGGAAGTGGCGAAAGCTGTATCCCAAGCACCCAATGTCAAAGCGCTTGAGTTGAATATATCCTGTCCGAATGTCAAAGCGGGGGGCATTACTTTTGGAACAGATCCTGAAATCGCTAAAGAGCTGACGAGAGCGGTAAAAGAAGTGTCTTCAGTTCCGGTGTATGTCAAATTGTCTCCAAATGTCACTGACATTGTGGCAATTGCACAGGCTGTCGAAGCGGGCGGCGCAGATGGTATTACGATGATTAATACACTTGTCGGTATGCGTCTTGATCAGAAAACAGGTCGTCCCGTTATCGCGAACGGGACAGGTGGTTTGTCTGGCCCCGCTGTTAAACCAGTTGCGATTCGGATGGTCTATGAAGTAAGTAAGGCGGTTAATATTCCGATTATTGGAATGGGTGGTGTCACAGAAACAGCTGACATTATCGACTTTATGTCTGCGGGTGCAAGTGCTGTCGCGGTAGGAACAGCGAACTTCGTTAATCCATTTATTTGTCCACAAATCATTGAACAATTACCAGCTAAGTTGGACGAGCTTGGCATTCATCATATTTCTGAACTGATAGGGAGGAGTCACCGTCTATGA